Proteins encoded together in one Cicer arietinum cultivar CDC Frontier isolate Library 1 chromosome 4, Cicar.CDCFrontier_v2.0, whole genome shotgun sequence window:
- the LOC101508976 gene encoding protein NUCLEAR FUSION DEFECTIVE 4-like: MVVERMVNSMGLSETKTLITQVITGRWFVVFASFLIMSASGATYMFGLYSSDIKTSLAYDQTTLNLLSFFKDLGGNFGVLSGLINELTPPWVVLAMGSLLNFFGYFMIWLAVTKKIKKPQVWQMCLYICIGANSQSFANTGSLVTCVKNFPETRGVVLGILKGYVGLSGAIITQLYSAIYFDDTKALILLIAWLPAVISFVFLRIVRYMKPVRQSNELGVFYKFLYISLGLAGFLLVMIIVQKKVSFKQSEYIGSASVVLILLFLPLAVVFVEQKKIQMSHKLDPFSVKIATNHQVEKVANCDDDAVVLGGEKETRWWQNIFSPPEKGEDFTILQALFSIDMLLLFFAGTCGVGGTLTAIDNLGQIGTSLGYPKTSISTFVSLVSIWNYLGRVFSGFVSEHFLTKYNFPRPLMLTLTMFLSCVGHLLIAFDVPNGLYVASVIIGFCFGAQWPLIFAIISELFGLKYYSTLYNFGGVASPIGLYVLNVRVAGHLYDKEAKKQLLKSGVPRKYGHELNCVGASCYKLSFIIITATTLFGAIISLILVARTIKFYKGDIYKRYREPVEVDNGATTAEMTVLQNGGKKGQETKAT; this comes from the coding sequence atggtggTTGAACGCATGGTAAACTCTATGGGGTTATCAGAAACAAAAACTCTGATAACACAAGTCATCACAGGACGGTGGTTTGTGGTGTTCGCATCCTTTCTAATCATGTCAGCTTCCGGAGCCACTTACATGTTTGGTCTTTACTCCAGCGACATAAAAACATCCCTTGCTTATGACCAAACAACTCTTAACCTCCTTAGTTTCTTCAAAGACTTAGGTGGAAACTTTGGTGTTCTTTCTGGTTTAATTAATGAATTAACACCACCTTGGGTTGTTCTTGCAATGGGTTCActtcttaatttttttggttACTTTATGATATGGTTAGcagttacaaaaaaaataaagaaaccaCAAGTTTGGCAAATGTGTCTTTACATTTGCATAGGTGCTAATTCTCAATCTTTTGCAAACACTGGTTCACTTGTTACTTGTGTTAAGAATTTCCCTGAAACTCGCGGTGTTGTGTTGGGAATTCTTAAAGGTTATGTTGGTCTTAGTGGTGCTATTATCACACAACTTTACTCTGctatttattttgatgatacAAAGGCTTTGATTTTGCTCATTGCTTGGCTTCCTGCTGTGATTTCGTTCGTTTTTCTTCGAATCGTTCGATATATGAAACCTGTTAGACAGAGTAATGAACTTGGTGTTTTCTATAAGTTTTTGTATATCTCACTTGGTCTTGCTGGTTTTTTATTGGTTATGATCATAGTACAGaaaaaagtgtcttttaaacaAAGTGAGTATATTGGAAGTGCTTCTGTTGTTCTTATTTTGTTGTTCCTACCTCTTGCTGTTGTTTTTGTTGAACAGAAAAAGATTCAAATGAGTCATAAGCTTGATCCATTTTCTGTTAAAATAGCAACCAATCATCAAGTAGAGAAGGTGGCAAATTGTGATGATGATGCAGTAGTTTTAGGGGGAGAAAAAGAAACTAGATGGTGGCAAAATATTTTTAGCCCACCTGAAAAAGGTGAAGACTTTACCATACTTCAAGCACTTTTCAGCATAGACATGTTACTACTATTCTTTGCTGGTACTTGTGGTGTTGGTGGAACTTTAACAGCAATTGATAATTTGGGTCAAATTGGTACCTCACTTGGGTACCCAAAAACAAGTATAAGCACATTTGTTTCATTAGTGAGTATATGGAATTATCTAGGAAGAGTTTTTTCAGGTTTTGTTTCTGAACATTTTTTAACTAAGTACAATTTTCCAAGACCACTTATGCTCACATTAACTATGTTTTTATCATGTGTCGGTCACCTTTTAATAGCCTTTGATGTTCCTAATGGTCTCTATGTAGCTTCAGTAATAATTGGATTTTGTTTTGGTGCACAATGGCCATTAATTTTTGCCATAATTTCGGAATTATTTGGACTCAAATATTATTCAACTTTGTACAACTTTGGTGGGGTAGCTAGTCCAATTGGTTTATATGTGCTTAATGTGAGGGTAGCTGGTCATTTATATGACAAAGAAGCTAAGAAACAATTGCTAAAATCAGGGGTACCAAGAAAATATGGTCATGAATTGAATTGTGTAGGGGCAAGTTGTTACAAATTGTCTTTCATTATTATCACTGCAACGACTCTTTTTGGTGCCATTATTTCACTTATTTTGGTGGCTAGAACAATTAAGTTTTATAAAGGGGATATTTATAAGAGGTACCGGGAACCGGTTGAAGTTGATAACGGAGCTACTACGGCTGAGATGACGGTGCTCCAAAACGGTGGCAAGAAAGGACAAGAAACCAAAGCTACGTAA
- the LOC101509290 gene encoding uncharacterized protein has protein sequence MTNNGKGKGKAVAGKYSAGKRKGNFDDDKTGGLKRKNRGIVQFFEEEAADVNESDDSDFSDFSDDSYEDEFATMSTMRNDTSKGQSSLPFVNPKQELVDEEEFDRMMEERVGAGSSRFFSFAGDEFEDKPMDHNAIHHDVKESIPTIWKVKCTVGRERLSAICLMQKFVHLKSLDTKLQIISAFSVDHMKGILYIEAERQCDINEACQGITGIYATRVQPVPRSEVFHLFSVKIKKPEISEGMWARIKGGHYKGDLAQVVAVNNAHKKVTVKLVPRIDLQALAAKLGGGPGGYSRQKAAVPAPRLISSTELEEFRPLIQIKHDRETRTTFQVLDGLQLKDGYVYKKLSPDSLSFWGVVPTEEQILKFGSSENNESNDMEWLSNIYGDSKKKRVIVADKGDGKGEGSSGSGAVNGFELYALVCFRKKDFGVIIGMDKDGTYKILKDSPEGPTAVTVQQSEIKSALCDLKLTAQDFYNKTIVANDNVRVMEGPSKDKQGIVRHIYRGIVFLYDGNEEENGGYITARATMCEKIKLAVGDFSGGKDSEPGPLVFDDQPSSPRSPLSPKKPWQARESNFNRGDSDSLFAIGQTLRIRIGPLKGYLCRVTGIRRSDVTVKLDSQQKFLTVKSEHLSVVQGKSTAVSTSGDPHSSSLKPFDLLGTEGSSGGWMNNSAGTSTGGGGWNAGETSAERSAWSNHSAPSSMPGSTSDPFSSEGNAEDNAWGTKKPSTSQPSWGAAVSTGITSDQDQSGGWGKSGGSEDTAWGTKKTSTPVPSWGAAVNTGVTSDPDQSGGWGKSGGSSGQVEINDNQNNSWNNKTNNLDGNEASGWGSKSNLNTTKASDGESSGWNSIKMPKESSATGWGQDNGIKSGSNDGGSGVDDVGKPSRLEGNNNWNATTSPQVKSGWSENSSVDDKKGKGNDQGGWGAGKASDGSTAGENHNSAWGSLKSSSSNAGWKSGLNEGVQEGSNWGNKKSGSSAVAETQGSDWGKTANWSSASGNAGGSQGDGFGQKSNWQSGSTNDSNEKKSVGCSSAGWGQGTAKSDSADGSKQVSNWGSLKSGSSSENENLNSNWSSGHNDPGKQDSSWGKKSDWNSGNSGSQASDIKNSNWNSGSSDPQTQDSNWGKKSSWNSESGGASEATNWKSNGNWGSGNASSGDKLGGVAEGPNETSDVGGGGNWRGGYRGRGGSDRGGFRGRGFRGRGERGDSGGRGERGGGFGGRWGSDRGFGGRGRGRNDQPGGWNNSRDSGEDGSSDWKNKNGSGAWNQNSGDKKDGGSWSHENADKERSSNPGGGSNKQWQSWGSASGGASGSWNNDGPGQVTEAKDGGAGWGKGTDSAQENISAKGDSWASHAPDKGQSSSWNQSAADGAGGSWGKKNDGGDKGGW, from the exons ATGACGAATAACGGCAAGGGTAAAGGTAAAGCGGTCGCCGGAAAATATTCCGCCGGTAAGCGCAAGGGCAACTTCGACGATGACAAGACCGGCGGTCTCAAGAGGAAAAATCGAGGTATCGTTCAGTTCTTCGAAGAAGAAGCCGCTGATGTCAACGAAAGCGACGACAGCGACTTCAGTGATTTCAGCGATG ATTCTTATGAAGATGAATTTGCTACCATGTCAACAATGAGGAACGATACATCTAAGGGTCAGAGTAGCCTCCCATTTGTTAACCCCAAACAGGAACTGGTGGATGAAGAAGAATTTGATAGAATGATGGAAGAACGCGTTGGGGCAGGAAGTTCTAGGTTTTTCTCCTTTGCTGGAGATGAGTTTGAGGACAAACCAATGGACCATAATGCTATACATCATGATGTTAAGGAATCAATTCCTACCATATGGAAAGTCAAATGCACT GTTGGGCGCGAGAGGCTCTCGGCTATCTGTCTGATGCAAAAGTTTGTTCACCTGAAATCACTGGATACTAAATTGCAGATAATATCTGCTTTTTCTGTAGATCATATGAAAGGAATTTTATACATTGAAGCAGAAAGGCAGTGCGATATAAATGAG GCATGTCAAGGGATTACTGGTATCTACGCTACTCGAGTGCAACCTGTTCCGAGAAGTGAAGTTTTTCATCTGTTCtctgttaaaattaaaaaacctgAAATTTCTGAGGGCATGTGGGCTCGCATAAAAGGGGGTCATTACAAGGGGGACTTAGCACAG GTTGTGGCAGTAAATAATGCGCACAAAAAGGTTACCGTGAAGCTTGTTCCAAGAATTGACCTACAAGCTCTTGCCGCCAAATTG GGTGGAGGTCCTGGAGGATATAGTCGCCAAAAAGCTGCAGTTCCAGCACCGAGATTAATCAGCTCCACTGAACTTGA GGAGTTCCGACCTCTGATCCAAATCAAACACGACCGAGAAACTCGCACAACTTTTCAGGTTCTTGACGGCTTGCAGCTCAAGGATGGATATGTTTACAAGAAATTATCTCCAGATTCGTTAAGTTTCTGGGGTGTTGTTCCCACTGAAGAACAGATATTGAAGTTTGGGTCTTCTGAAAATAATGAATCAAATGATATGGAGTGGCTTTCTAACATTTATGGCGACTCAAAGAAAAAACGGGTTATAGTAGCTGACAAGGGCGATGGTAAAGGAGAGGGCTCATCAGGTTCTGGTGCAGTAAATGGTTTTGAATTATATGCTCTTGTGTGTTTTCG CAAAAAGGACTTTGGTGTGATAATCGGCATGGATAAAGATGGTACTTACAAG ATTCTAAAAGATAGTCCAGAAGGACCTACTGCTGTAACTGTTCAACAAAGTGAAATAAAAAGTGCGCTGTGTGATCTGAAACTTACTGCCCAGGACTTTTACAATAAGACTATAGTCGCTAATGATAACGTCAGGGTTATGGAGGGTCCATCCAAG GATAAACAAGGCATTGTTAGGCATATCTATCGTGGGATTGTCTTTCTATATGATGGAAATGAGGAAGAAAATGGTGGTTACATCACTGCTAGAGCTACTATGTGTGAGAAAATCAAGCTTGCTGTTGGTGATTTTAGTGGTGGAAAG GATAGTGAACCAGGTCCTTTAGTCTTTGATGACCAACCATCATCACCAAGGTCACCACTGTCACCTAAAAAGCCATGGCAAGCAAGAGAAAGTAACT TTAACCGTGGTGACAGTGATAGCTTGTTTGCTATTGGCCAGACCTTGAGAATTAGGATAGGTCCTTTGAAGGGATACCTCTGCCGTGTCACTGGCATACGCCGCTCTGATGTTACTGTGAAACTAGATTCTCAGCAAAAGTTTCTTACAG TTAAATCTGAGCACCTTTCTGTGGTTCAAGGGAAGAGTACCGCTGTGTCAACAAG TGGTGATCCACATTCAAGTTCATTGAAGCCATTTGATTTGCTGGGCACTGAAGGAAGCTCTGGAG GTTGGATGAATAATAGTGCGGGAACGTCCACTGGGGGTGGTGGATGGAATGCTGGAGAAACATCAGCTGAAAG GAGTGCGTGGTCTAACCATTCTGCTCCAAGTTCCATG CCTGGGTCTACATCAGACCCCTTCAGTTCCGAGGGTAATGCAGAAGATAATGCCTGGGGTACCAAAAAACCTTCAACTTCGCAGCCCTCATGGGGTGCTGCAGTGAGCACTGGGATCACATCTGATCAAGATCAGTCTGGTGGCTGGGGAAAAAGTGGGGGCAGCGAAGATACTGCCTGGGGCACTAAAAAGACTTCAACTCCGGTGCCCTCATGGGGTGCTGCAGTGAACACTGGAGTCACATCTGATCCGGATCAGTCTGGTGGCTGGGGAAAAAGTGGGGGAAGCTCGGGTCAGGTAGAGATTAATGACAATCAGAATAATAGTTGGaacaataaaactaataatttggATGGAAACGAAGCCTCTGGATGGGGCAGTAAAAGCAATTTGAATACAACCAAAGCTTCTGATGGTGAGTCTTCTGGTTGGAACAGTATCAAAATGCCAAAGGAAAGCTCAGCAACTGGCTGGGGTCAAGACAATGGCATTAAAAGTGGATCAAATGATGGAGGAAGTGGAGTTGATGACGTTGGGAAGCCATCACGTTTGGAAGGAAATAACAATTGGAATGCTACGACATCTCCCCAAGTGAAATCTGGATGGAGTGAGAATTCTTCTGTAGATGATAAAAAGGGAAAAGGTAATGATCAAGGTGGTTGGGGTGCAGGAAAAGCTTCAGATGGTTCAACTGCTGGTGAAAACCATAATTCTGCCTGGGGTTCTCTGAAATCTAGCTCGAGTAATGCTGGTTGGAAAAGTGGGTTGAATGAGGGAGTCCAAGAAGGTTCTAATTGgggcaacaaaaaatctggttCAAGTGCTGTGGCTGAAACTCAGGGTTCTGATTGGGGAAAGACTGCTAATTGGAGCTCTGCATCTGGTAATGCTGGTGGAAGTCAAGGTGATGGTTTTGGCCAGAAAAGTAATTGGCAATCCGGATCTACGAATGACTCAAATGAAAAGAAATCTGTTGGATGTTCATCAGCGGGTTGGGGTCAGGGCACTGCCAAGAGTGATTCTGCTGATGGATCAAAACAAGTTTCTAATTGGGGTTCCTTGAAATCAGGATCATCCAGTGAGAATGAGAATCTGAATTCCAACTGGAGCTCTGGGCATAATGATCCGGGAAAACAAGATTCAAGTTGGGGCAAGAAAAGCGATTGGAACTCGGGAAACAGTGGAAGCCAGGCTTCAGATATCAAAAATAGCAACTGGAATTCTGGTAGTTCTGATCCCCAAACTCAAGATTCAAATTGGGGCAAGAAAAGTAGTTGGAATTCTGAATCGGGTGGTGCAAGTGAAGCCACCAATTGGAAAAGCAATGGAAACTGGGGCTCAGGAAATGCCTCAAGTGGTGATAAATTGGGTGGTGTAGCCGAAGGTCCAAATGAAACTTCTGATGTTGGAGGTGGTGGGAACTGGAGGGGAGGTTACCGTGGTAGAGGTGGCTCTGACAGAGGTGGCTTTAGAGGTAGAGGTTTTCGGGGCAGAGGAGAACGTGGGGACTCTGGTGGCCGGGGGGAACGAGGTGGAGGCTTTGGTGGTAGATGGGGATCAGACAGAGGATTCGGAGGCAGAGGCCGTGGAAGGAATGACCAACCTGGTGGTTGGAACAACAGTCGTGATTCTGGTGAGGATGGATCCTCTGACTGGAAGAATAAAAATGGGTCTGGGGCTTGGAACCAGAACAGTGGTGACAAGAAGGATGGAGGGAGCTGGAGCCATGAAAATGCAGATAAGGAGCGCTCAAGTAATCCTGGAGGTGGAAGTAATAAGCAATGGCAGAGCTGGGGTTCAGCAAGTGGTGGAGCTAGTGGTAGTTGGAACAATGATGGACCGGGACAGGTGACAGAGGCCAAAGACGGGGGTGCTGGCTGGGGCAAGGGAACAGATTCTGCTCAGGAAAATATTTCAGCCAAGGGAGATAGTTGGGCTTCCCATGCTCCAGATAAGGGTCAATCATCTAGTTGGAATCAATCAGCAGCAGATG GTGCTGGTGGTTCATGGGGCAAGAAAAATGATGGGGGTGACAAAGGTGGATGGTAA
- the LOC101509603 gene encoding serine/threonine protein phosphatase 2A 57 kDa regulatory subunit B' beta isoform-like, which yields MFNKIIKRAHKKTGKLTFPENSTNGHQFYEVVVKHASRSSTTNSEPQNLIPTAAPPLPYQSVIESLPPLKEVAVSERSSLFLRKIQLCCSICDFSDSLKFVFEKEIKRQTLYELVDIIQSNSLQFSEFQEELITMVSVNIFRCLPPASHENTGTESVDPEDDDTYMDPSWPHLQLVYEILLRYIISQETDIKIAKRYVDHVFVLKLLDLFDSEDQREREYLKTILHRIYGKFMVHRPFIRKAINNIFYRFIFETQRHNGICELLEIMASIINGFALPMKEEHKLFLIRALIPLHKPKCISSYHQNLSYCVVQFVEKDGRLADPVIKGLLKYWPVTNCHKEVLFLGELEEVLESTQPPEFVRCMVSLFRQIGRCLNSSHFQVAERALYLWNNEHIISLVAQNRNVILPIIFDALENNMKSHWNRAILGLTANVRKMFLEMDAELFEECQKNYLEKEARAAELEEKRELTWKQLEAVAAQAVVRDEMVLVG from the exons ATGTTCAACAAGATCATAAAGCGTGCACACAAGAAAACAGGGAAATTAACATTCCCTGAAAATTCAACAAACGGACACCAATTCTACGAAGTAGTTGTAAAACACGCATCACGTTCCTCCACCACAAATTCAGAGCCACAAAACCTAATTCCAACGGCGGCGCCACCTCTTCCATATCAATCCGTAATCGAATCACTGCCACCACTTAAAGAAGTCGCCGTTTCAGAACGTTCGTCACTTTTCCTACGAAAAATTCAACTCTGTTGTTCTATCTGTGATTTCTCAGACAGTCTCAAGTTCGTTTTCGAAAAGGAAATCAAACGACAAACACTTTACGAGCTAGTTGATATCATTCAATCCAATTCGTTACAATTCAGCGAATTTCAAGAAGAGTTAATCACAATGGTTTCTGTTAACATTTTCCGTTGTTTGCCACCAGCATCACACGAAAACACGGGAACCGAATCGGTTGATCCAGAAGACGATGATACGTATATGGATCCATCTTGGCCTCATTTACAGCTCGTGTATGAAATTCTATTGCGTTACATTATTTCACAAGAAACAGATATAAAAATCGCTAAGCGATATGTTGATcatgtttttgttttgaaactTTTGGACTTGTTTGATTCGGAGGATCAACGCGAGCGTGAGTATTTGAAGACAATTCTTCATAGGATTTATGGAAAGTTTATGGTTCATAGGCCTTTTATAAGAAAAGCTATTAACAATATATTCTATCGTTTTATATTTGAGACTCAAAGGCATAATGGTATTTGTGAATTGCTTGAGATTATGGCTAGTATTATAAATGGTTTTGCTTTGCCTATGAAAGAGGAACATAAACTTTTTTTGATTAGGGCTCTTATACCACTTCATAAACCCAAATGTATTTCGTCATATCATCAAAATTTGTCTTATTGCGTTGTTCAGTTTGTTGAGAAAGATGGAAGATTGGCTGATCCTGTGATAAAGGGGTTGTTGAAGTATTGGCCTGTTACTAATTGTCATAAGGAAGTGCTTTTTCTTGGTGAATTAGAAGAGGTTCTTGAGTCAACTCAACCACCTGAGTTTGTTAGATGCATGGTTTCTCTTTTCAGACAGATTGGCCGTTGCCTTAACAGTTCTCACTTTCAG GTTGCTGAACGAGCACTCTATTTGTGGAACAATGAGCATATTATAAGCTTAGTGGCTCAGAATCGAAATGTTATATTGCCAATAATCTTCGATGCTTTGGAAAATAACATGAAAAGTCATTGGAACCGAGCAATCCTTGGACTAACAGCCAATGTTAGGAAGATGTTTCTGGAGATGGATGCCGAACTGTTTGAAGAGTGTCAAAAAAATTACTTAGAGAAGGAAGCCAGGGCTGCAGAACTTGAAGAAAAGCGTGAGTTAACATGGAAGCAATTGGAAGCAGTGGCTGCACAGGCTGTTGTGAGAGATGAGATGGTTTTGGTTGGTTAA